In a single window of the Nilaparvata lugens isolate BPH chromosome 1, ASM1435652v1, whole genome shotgun sequence genome:
- the LOC111057004 gene encoding MDS1 and EVI1 complex locus protein EVI1-A-like, with the protein MSVVDSALAWYCYYPRLPHAHHPYPTHPSHASEMREKDSSPRKMVVQSASDGHSSPKQAAVYPLTVRIHEDGPREESVEMPFDLSRGAARGGPHMSPAGHPPPEEDQPRDQPLDLRVDRKRRDIEDENQNLILRSPSPEKRSSDEGGDAPMSPDLHKRSALNNYPVIFPHPIVLEAMYRGGDKVVPRLPMHHYPATSPPAYPDRNNYHHPFLLNGHPPLPPTPPSYPRQIPPKTINNNNNNNFTDPTTTTTNNNKAKDRYACKFCGKVFPRSANLTRHLRTHTGEQPYKCKYCERSFSISSNLQRHVRNIHNKEKPFKCPLCERCFGQQTNLDRHLKKHEADGPTILDERGPPIRRPPGSAGGDDSYFEEIRSFMGKVSADGGRNLLQRSLLPSRPPYAVGFVGEDDKDHFSSRSSTSSLGSSFLPENKDEEEAQDT; encoded by the coding sequence ATGAGCGTGGTGGATTCGGCCCTAGCCTGGTACTGCTACTACCCCCGGCTCCCCCACGCACACCACCCCTACCCAACACACCCCTCCCATGCCAGTGAGATGCGAGAAAAGGACTCGAGCCCGCGCAAAATGGTCGTACAGTCTGCGAGTGACGGCCACAGCTCACCCAAACAGGCCGCAGTCTACCCGTTGACCGTCCGAATCCACGAGGATGGTCCCCGTGAGGAGTCCGTCGAGATGCCGTTCGATCTGTCCAGGGGGGCTGCCAGGGGAGGCCCTCATATGTCGCCCGCCGGACATCCACCCCCTGAGGAAGACCAGCCCCGCGACCAACCCCTCGACCTCCGCGTCGACCGGAAGCGTCGCGACATCGAGGACGAAAACCAGAACCTCATCCTCCGCTCGCCCTCACCCGAGAAACGCAGCTCCGACGAAGGGGGTGACGCCCCCATGAGTCCCGACCTCCACAAGCGTTCCGCACTCAACAACTACCCCGTAATCTTCCCCCACCCCATCGTCCTGGAAGCGATGTACAGAGGAGGGGACAAAGTCGTTCCACGGTTACCAATGCATCACTACCCTGCCACCAGCCCCCCCGCCTACCCTGATCGTAACAACTACCATCACCCGTTCCTCCTCAACGGACACCCTCCTCTACCACCCACCCCACCATCATATCCTCGACAAATCCCCCCCAAAaccatcaacaacaacaacaacaacaacttcACAGACCCCACAACCACCACCACAAACAACAACAAAGCGAAAGACCGGTACGCTTGTAAGTTTTGTGGAAAAGTTTTCCCCAGATCTGCGAATCTAACCAGACATCTCCGCACCCACACGGGGGAGCAGCCCTACAAGTGCAAGTACTGTGAGAGGTCGTTCAGTATCTCCTCGAATCTACAGCGACATGTGAGGAATATTCACAACAAGGAGAAACCGTTCAAGTGTCCGTTGTGTGAGAGATGTTTCGGGCAGCAGACGAATCTCGACCGACATTTGAAGAAGCATGAAGCGGATGGCCCGACAATCCTGGACGAACGTGGCCCGCCGATTAGACGTCCGCCCGGGTCGGCCGGAGGGGACGACTCCTACTTCGAGGAGATCCGCTCGTTCATGGGGAAGGTCAGCGCAGATGGCGGACGTAACCTGCTGCAACGGAGTCTGTTGCCGTCGAGGCCACCCTACGCGGTCGGGTTTGTCGGGGAGGACGACAAGGACCACTTTTCGTCGCGTTCGTCGACGTCCAGTCTGGGATCGTCCTTTCTACCGGAGAATAAGGACGAGGAGGAAGCGCAGGATACTTGA